A region of Plasmodium falciparum 3D7 genome assembly, chromosome: 12 DNA encodes the following proteins:
- a CDS encoding succinate dehydrogenase [ubiquinone] iron-sulfur subunit, mitochondrial → MLKKYELKGVMNILNKKLCNNKSRNDIIQAYTYIQKRFNNGSINKEFEMKKQVEQINKVNGEVVKRKKKFSIFRYNPTNKKRPQMETFEVDIDNCGPMVLDVLIKIKDEIDSTLSFRRSCREGICGSCAMNINGKNGLACLTEVNRDKKEITEIQPLPNLYVMKDLVPDLTNFYNQYKSIDPWLKRKTKKEKGQKEFYQSIEDRKKLDGLYECIMCASCSTSCPSYWWNPEYYLGPATLMQAYRWIVDSRDEYTKERLMEVNDTMKLYRCHGIMNCTMCCPKGLDPAKAIKDMKNLVQENFSEDTIKEHSQYIKSKMEKTK, encoded by the coding sequence atgttaaaaaaatatgaattaaaaggagttatgaatatattaaataaaaaattatgcaATAACAAGTCCCGTAACGATATCATACAAGCATATACGTATATACAAAAACGTTTTAACAATGGatctataaataaagaatttgaaatgaaaaaacaagttgaacaaattaataaagTAAATGGAGAAGtggtaaaaagaaaaaaaaaattctccATATTTCGTTACAACCCAACAAATAAGAAAAGACCACAAATGGAGACATTTGAAGTTGATATAGATAATTGTGGTCCTATGGTTTTAgatgttttaataaaaataaaagatgaaaTTGATTCAACATTATCCTTTAGAAGAAGTTGTAGAGAAGGTATATGTGGAAGTTGTGCTATGAATATTAATGGAAAAAATGGTTTGGCTTGTTTAACTGAAGTTAATAgagataaaaaagaaattactGAAATACAACCATTAccaaatttatatgtaatgaAAGATTTAGTACCTGATTTAACCAACTTTTATAATCAATATAAATCTATTGATCCATGGTTAAAAAGAAAgacgaaaaaagaaaaaggacaAAAGGAATTTTATCAATCTATTGAAGATAGGAAAAAATTGGATGGACTTTATGAATGTATTATGTGTGCTTCATGTTCAACATCATGCCCATCTTATTGGTGGAATCCAGAATATTATTTAGGACCAGCCACCTTAATGCAAGCATATAGGTGGATTGTAGATAGTAGAGATGAATATACAAAAGAAAGATTAATGGAAGTTAATGACACtatgaaattatatagaTGCCATGGTATTATGAATTGTACTATGTGTTGTCCAAAAGGTTTAGATCCAGCCAAAGCTATAAaagatatgaaaaatttaGTTCAAGAAAATTTCTCCGAAGATACCATTAAAGAACATTCTCAATacataaaaagtaaaatggaaaaaacaaaatga